Proteins encoded in a region of the Puntigrus tetrazona isolate hp1 chromosome 12, ASM1883169v1, whole genome shotgun sequence genome:
- the LOC122355870 gene encoding ectonucleotide pyrophosphatase/phosphodiesterase family member 7-like, which produces MLLALRFLLLIFPVTLSAPVRDRCTTGKNKLLLTIFDGFRWDYDRDVDTPNLDKMADEGVKAAYVTPPYLTITSPTHFTLLSGRYIENHGVIHNVWFNTTTGQRKEYYMAQFVDEYWDNGSLPIWITAQRQGLKTGSLHFPGTAATYQKETIQMREVEPRAYDYTNETAWRENVDKVMKEWFKDQDLDFVTLYFGDPDETGHKHGPDSSERREAVRKVDRTVGYIRETAEKHGLGEHLNIIITADHGMTTVFKGGEVKEIVLTDIAGFSYKDLQFHLLDYGPSAMLLPKEGMLDKVYEALKGGHPNLHVYKKEDMPARLHYSKHPRILPIILFADPGYVINGFYPLQTNKGEHGYDNKVMDMKPFFRAVGPDFHRNLLVGPFETVNVYSLMCHLLGIKPEINDGSLDNTRHMLISGGESCDSGDIPESSLQNVFTGLAAVAGFLLLVFVVLTSYNGYKRCKINSKVKDIGDEDEMKADSKQTSF; this is translated from the exons ATGTTACTGGCACTGAGATTTTTACTGCTTATATTCCCTGTGACTCTTTCTGCTCCAGTCAGAGATCGCTGCACAACGGGCAAAAACAAACTACTGCTGACCATCTTTGATGGGTTCAGGTGGGACTACGACCGAGATGTGGACACCCCAAACCTGGACAAAATGGCTGATGAAGGAGTCAAGGCAGCATATGTCACTCCACCTTACCTGACCATCACTAGTCCTACACACTTCACCCTGTTATCTG gaAGGTACATTGAGAACCATGGTGTGATTCATAATGTGTGGTTTAACACAACCACAGGACAAAGGAAAGAGTACTACATGGCGCAGTTTGTGGATGAATACTGGGATAATGGCAGTCTACCAATTTGGATCACCGCTCAAAGACAG GGGCTTAAAACAGGATCTTTACATTTCCCTGGCACTGCTGCCACTTACCAGAAAGAAACAATTCAGATGAGGGAGGTAGAACCTAGAGCCTATGACTACACCAATGAGACGGCATGGAGGGAAAATGTGGATAAAGTCATGAAGGAATGGTTTAAAGATCAAGACTTAGACTTTGTCACTTTGTATTTTGGCGACCCAGATGAAACTGGCCACAAGCATGGGCCTGATTCTTCCGAGCGCCGTGAGGCGGTCAGAAAAGTTGACCGAACTGTAGGCTACATACGAGAAACTGCTGAGAAACACGGACTCGGTGAACATCTGAATATTATCATCACAGCTGACCATGGCATGACCACCGTGTTTAAAGGAGGGGAAGTAAAAGAAATAGTTCTTACTGACATTGCAGGGTTCTCTTACAAAGATCTGCAGTTCCACCTGTTGGACTATGGACCTTCTGCGATGCTCTTGCCCAAAGAAGGGATGCTTGACAAGGTTTATGAAGCCTTGAAAGGAGGGCATCCAAACCTTCATGTTTACAAGAAAGAAGACATGCCTGCTCGACTGCATTACTCCAAACATCCGCGCATCCTACCCATCATTCTCTTCGCAGACCCAGGATATGTCATCAATGGG TTTTACCCACTTCAAACCAATAAAGGAGAGCACGGTTATGACAATAAGGTCATGGACATGAAGCCTTTCTTCAGGGCAGTGGGACCAGACTTCCACAGAAACTTGTTGGTTGGACCATTTGAGACTGTTAATGTTTACTCTCTAATGTGCCACTTACTGGGGATAAAGCCAGAAATCAACGACGGGTCACTGGATAACACCCGACACATGCTGATATCTGGTGGAGAGTCATGTGATTCTGGAG ACATTCCCGAGTCGAGTCTTCAGAACGTGTTCACCGGTCTTGCTGCTGTTGCTGGATTTTTATTGCTTGTGTTTGTGGTTCTTACATCCTACAACGGATATAAAAGATGTAAAATTAACTCAAA AGTGAAAGACATAGGAGATGAGGATGAGATGAAAGCCGACTCCAAGCAAACATCGTTCTAA